One genomic window of Cupriavidus malaysiensis includes the following:
- a CDS encoding sulfate/molybdate ABC transporter ATP-binding protein has translation MSIQVRNVEKRFGDFVALDKVSLDFAEGELTALLGPSGCGKTTLLRIIAGLERADAGQVLLSGSDASQQHVRQRNVGFVFQHYALFKHMTVFENVAFGLRVKPRGERPGEAQIRDKVRSLLELVQLDWLADRYPTQLSGGQRQRIALARALAVEPRVLLLDEPFGALDAKVRKELRRWLRSLHDELHVTSVFVTHDQEEALEVADQVVLMNRGQVEQAGTPEAVYNHPATPFVFGFLGNVNLFHGRLELGAGGGVLHTGEASLPVVAGSYEADHEDGSEAVAYARPHELDLERYAPGAEGIAVTLRRALALGPVAQLELEREDKLGVIEAALPLERFRHAGFREGELLAVRPRQLRVFVQRGEGQDKNAARARGAHAAKQGATQ, from the coding sequence ATGAGCATTCAGGTCAGGAACGTGGAGAAGCGCTTCGGGGATTTCGTCGCGCTCGACAAGGTCTCGCTGGATTTCGCCGAGGGCGAGCTGACGGCGCTGCTGGGACCGTCGGGCTGCGGCAAGACCACGCTGCTGCGCATCATCGCCGGATTGGAGCGGGCAGACGCCGGCCAGGTCCTGCTGTCGGGCAGCGATGCCTCGCAGCAGCATGTGCGCCAGCGCAACGTCGGCTTCGTGTTCCAGCACTACGCGCTGTTCAAGCACATGACGGTGTTCGAGAACGTGGCCTTCGGCCTGCGCGTGAAGCCGCGCGGCGAGCGGCCCGGCGAGGCGCAGATCCGCGACAAGGTGCGCTCGCTGCTGGAACTGGTGCAGCTCGACTGGCTGGCCGACCGCTATCCCACCCAGCTTTCCGGCGGCCAGCGCCAGCGTATCGCGCTGGCCCGCGCGCTGGCGGTGGAGCCGCGCGTGCTGCTGCTGGACGAGCCGTTCGGCGCGCTCGACGCCAAGGTACGCAAGGAGCTGCGCCGCTGGCTGCGCAGCCTGCACGATGAACTGCACGTGACCAGCGTGTTCGTCACGCATGACCAGGAAGAGGCCCTCGAAGTGGCCGACCAGGTGGTGCTGATGAACCGCGGCCAGGTAGAGCAGGCGGGTACGCCGGAAGCGGTCTACAACCATCCGGCCACACCGTTCGTGTTCGGCTTCCTCGGCAACGTGAACCTGTTTCACGGCCGCCTCGAGCTGGGCGCCGGCGGCGGGGTGCTGCATACCGGCGAGGCCTCGCTGCCGGTGGTGGCCGGCAGCTACGAAGCCGACCACGAGGACGGCAGCGAAGCCGTGGCCTACGCGCGCCCGCACGAACTCGACCTGGAGCGCTATGCGCCGGGTGCCGAAGGCATCGCCGTGACGCTGCGCCGCGCGCTGGCGCTGGGGCCGGTGGCGCAGCTCGAACTGGAGCGCGAAGACAAGCTGGGCGTGATCGAGGCGGCCTTGCCGCTGGAGCGCTTCCGCCACGCGGGCTTCCGCGAAGGCGAACTGCTCGCGGTACGCCCGCGCCAGTTGCGCGTGTTCGTGCAGCGCGGCGAAGGACAAGACAAGAACGCGGCGCGTGCACGAGGCGCGCATGCCGCCAAGCAGGGAGCCACACAATGA
- a CDS encoding CysB family HTH-type transcriptional regulator translates to MNFQQLRSIREAVRRQFNLTEVANALYTSQPGVSRQIRELEEELGVEIFERYGKRLTGLTEPGREIVRIVERLLLEAENLRQAGDEFAGRHTGRLTVATTHTQARYALPKVVQSFRRAYPHVTLALQEASPAHIVELLLTGQADIGIATEAVASEAGLTSFEAYHWQHVLVVSPDHPLTHLPEPTLEDIASFPIITYDAGFTGRRKIDGAFAAAGLQPEIVLTAMDADVIKTYAELELGVGIIASMAYDERKDAGLVRISADHLFEANTTSVAVRRGAYLRGYAHAFINMFAPHLSRETVSTVLTETAGRQALAA, encoded by the coding sequence ATGAATTTCCAGCAACTACGATCGATCCGCGAGGCGGTGCGCCGCCAGTTCAACCTGACCGAGGTCGCCAACGCCCTCTACACCTCCCAGCCAGGCGTGTCGCGCCAGATCCGCGAACTCGAGGAAGAGCTGGGCGTGGAGATCTTCGAGCGCTACGGCAAGCGGCTGACCGGCCTGACCGAGCCGGGCCGCGAGATCGTGCGCATCGTCGAGCGCCTGCTGCTCGAGGCCGAGAACCTGCGCCAGGCCGGCGACGAGTTCGCCGGGCGCCACACTGGCCGGCTGACGGTGGCCACCACCCATACACAGGCGCGCTACGCCTTGCCCAAGGTGGTGCAGAGCTTCCGTCGCGCCTACCCGCATGTGACGCTGGCGTTGCAGGAAGCTTCGCCTGCCCATATCGTCGAACTGTTGCTGACCGGGCAGGCCGACATCGGTATCGCCACCGAGGCGGTGGCCAGCGAAGCCGGGCTGACCTCCTTCGAGGCCTACCACTGGCAGCACGTGCTGGTGGTTTCGCCGGATCACCCGCTGACGCACCTGCCCGAGCCGACGCTGGAAGATATCGCCAGCTTCCCCATCATTACCTACGACGCCGGTTTCACCGGACGCCGCAAGATCGACGGCGCGTTCGCCGCCGCCGGCCTCCAGCCGGAGATCGTCCTGACAGCGATGGACGCCGACGTGATCAAGACCTATGCGGAGCTGGAGCTCGGCGTGGGCATCATCGCGTCGATGGCCTACGACGAGCGCAAGGATGCCGGCCTGGTGCGCATCTCGGCCGACCATCTGTTCGAGGCCAACACCACCAGCGTGGCGGTGCGGCGTGGTGCCTACCTGCGCGGCTATGCCCATGCTTTCATCAATATGTTCGCCCCCCACCTGTCGCGCGAGACCGTCAGCACGGTGCTGACCGAGACGGCGGGGCGGCAGGCGCTGGCCGCCTGA
- a CDS encoding terminase — translation MRDDPLLRWQWRGYGRNHQDPRNLLLHLFAVPLFMAGTLAVLAGVRQGSPLFAGAGLAAALGSLALQGRGHRLERHAPEPFGGAGDALARILAEQWITFPRFLLSGGWREAWRARRPQPGAAD, via the coding sequence ATGCGCGATGACCCGCTGCTGCGGTGGCAGTGGCGCGGCTATGGCCGCAACCACCAGGATCCCCGCAACCTGCTGCTGCACCTGTTCGCTGTGCCCCTGTTCATGGCCGGCACATTGGCCGTGCTGGCCGGCGTCCGCCAGGGGAGCCCGCTGTTCGCCGGCGCCGGCCTGGCCGCCGCGCTCGGCTCGCTGGCACTGCAGGGGCGCGGCCATCGACTTGAGCGTCACGCGCCCGAGCCGTTCGGCGGTGCAGGCGACGCGCTGGCACGCATCCTGGCCGAGCAATGGATCACTTTTCCGCGCTTTCTGTTGAGCGGTGGCTGGCGCGAGGCGTGGCGTGCGCGCAGGCCGCAGCCGGGTGCGGCCGACTGA
- a CDS encoding LytR/AlgR family response regulator transcription factor has protein sequence MAQSPTVLIADDEPLLARVLEAELARLWPEALVVAAVHDGVAALEAARAEAPQVAFLDIRMPGMSGLDVARELLESPRPPLVVFVTAYDQFAVEAFERAAVDYVLKPVQSERLAATVARLKARLAGPAAAGPAPAQVDSARLAQLLERLESLERPPQQPGQYLRFIKALVGQEVRIIPVDEVIYLEATDKYVNVVSANGEALIRTSLRELAQQLDPERFWQIHRGTVVNIDCVTSAVNQSLGRVSLKLRHRNEMLPVARQYAHLFRQM, from the coding sequence ATGGCGCAAAGTCCCACCGTCCTGATCGCCGATGACGAGCCGCTGCTGGCCCGCGTGCTGGAGGCCGAGCTGGCACGGCTGTGGCCGGAGGCACTGGTGGTGGCGGCGGTGCATGATGGCGTGGCGGCGCTGGAGGCAGCGCGTGCCGAAGCGCCGCAAGTCGCCTTCCTCGACATCCGCATGCCCGGCATGAGCGGCCTGGACGTGGCGCGCGAACTGCTCGAGTCGCCGCGGCCGCCGCTGGTCGTGTTCGTGACAGCCTATGACCAGTTCGCGGTAGAGGCTTTCGAGCGGGCCGCGGTCGACTACGTGCTCAAGCCGGTACAGAGCGAGCGCCTGGCCGCCACCGTCGCGCGCCTCAAGGCCCGCCTGGCCGGGCCGGCTGCCGCCGGACCCGCACCGGCCCAGGTCGACAGCGCGCGCCTGGCCCAATTGCTCGAGCGGCTGGAGTCGCTCGAGCGGCCGCCGCAGCAGCCGGGCCAGTACCTGCGCTTCATCAAGGCCCTGGTGGGCCAGGAAGTCCGCATCATCCCGGTCGACGAGGTGATCTACCTGGAGGCGACCGATAAGTACGTCAACGTGGTGTCGGCCAATGGCGAGGCCTTGATCCGCACCAGCCTGCGCGAGTTGGCGCAGCAGCTCGATCCAGAGCGCTTCTGGCAGATCCACCGCGGCACCGTCGTCAACATCGATTGCGTAACCAGTGCCGTCAACCAGTCGCTGGGGCGGGTCAGCCTCAAACTGCGCCACCGCAACGAAATGCTGCCGGTGGCGCGCCAGTACGCGCACCTGTTCCGCCAGATGTAG
- a CDS encoding EAL domain-containing protein yields the protein MASEIESGALASALARYIDTLPRQPESGRTLWRDARGQVQGQFFHCSLTSAFEPLVNLADRTVVAHEGSIRTYSGAQAGGDDPGLAAWKLFAMAADDDSLVSLDRLSRLVHAINYFAADGSGRLVLNVHNRLLAAVADDHGAAFRRALYSLGLPLDRFVIQVPASANEDLPLLLHVVGNYRRNGFAVSLQAADPAEAGALMAHAQPDWLKLDMRRTWTDRQLAGLHASASNAGVTLVGRRLQDALSVERLQAAGIALGQGSYTGEAVTVRSLRAAAPLVQR from the coding sequence ATGGCAAGCGAGATCGAATCCGGCGCGCTGGCAAGCGCGCTCGCCCGCTACATCGACACCCTGCCGCGCCAGCCCGAGTCCGGGCGCACGCTCTGGCGCGACGCGCGCGGGCAGGTGCAGGGGCAGTTTTTCCACTGTTCCCTGACCAGCGCCTTCGAGCCGCTGGTCAACCTCGCCGACCGGACCGTGGTGGCGCACGAAGGCTCGATCCGGACCTACTCCGGCGCGCAGGCCGGCGGCGACGATCCCGGTCTGGCGGCCTGGAAGTTGTTCGCCATGGCTGCCGACGACGATTCCCTGGTCTCGCTCGACCGGCTGTCGCGCCTGGTGCATGCGATCAACTATTTCGCCGCCGACGGCAGCGGCAGGCTGGTGCTCAACGTGCACAACCGCCTGCTGGCCGCAGTGGCCGACGACCATGGCGCGGCTTTCCGGCGCGCGCTGTATTCGCTGGGCCTGCCGCTGGATCGCTTCGTGATCCAGGTGCCGGCGAGCGCCAACGAGGACCTGCCGCTGCTGCTGCACGTGGTGGGCAACTACCGCCGCAACGGCTTCGCGGTCAGCCTGCAGGCCGCCGATCCGGCCGAGGCCGGCGCGCTGATGGCGCATGCTCAGCCTGACTGGCTCAAGCTGGACATGCGCCGTACCTGGACCGACCGCCAACTGGCCGGCCTGCATGCCAGCGCCAGCAATGCGGGGGTGACGCTGGTGGGGCGGCGGCTGCAGGACGCCTTGTCGGTGGAGCGCCTGCAGGCGGCCGGTATCGCACTGGGGCAGGGAAGCTACACCGGCGAGGCGGTGACCGTGCGCAGCCTGCGCGCGGCCGCGCCCCTGGTGCAACGCTGA
- the cysW gene encoding sulfate ABC transporter permease subunit CysW, whose amino-acid sequence MAGTAASSLAGRLNARQPAGTFHDATGEAPWVRRALIAVAVLFLALFLFVPLASVFYEALRKGVQTYWEALVEPDALSAIQLTLTVAAIAVPLNLVFGVAAAWAIAKFEFRGKSLLVTLIDLPFSVSPVISGLIYVLLFGAQGWLGPWLEAHDIKIMFAVPGIVLATIFVTFPFVARELIPLMQAQGSEEEEAAIVLGASGWQTFRHITLPNIRWGLLYGVILCNARAMGEFGAVSVVSGHIRGLTNTMPLHVEILYNEYNFAAAFAVASLLTLLALVTLGIKTLVEMRAARESKAGAQGAPA is encoded by the coding sequence ATGGCCGGAACCGCAGCGAGCTCGTTGGCAGGGCGCCTGAACGCAAGGCAGCCCGCCGGCACTTTCCACGACGCTACCGGCGAGGCGCCCTGGGTGCGCCGCGCCCTGATCGCGGTGGCGGTGCTGTTCCTGGCCCTGTTCCTGTTCGTGCCGCTGGCCTCGGTCTTCTACGAGGCCCTGCGCAAAGGCGTGCAGACCTATTGGGAGGCACTGGTCGAGCCCGACGCCCTGTCGGCGATCCAGTTGACGTTGACGGTGGCCGCCATCGCGGTGCCGCTGAACCTGGTGTTCGGCGTGGCGGCGGCCTGGGCCATCGCCAAGTTCGAGTTCCGCGGCAAGAGCCTGCTGGTCACGCTGATCGACCTGCCGTTCTCGGTGTCGCCGGTGATCTCCGGCCTGATCTACGTGCTGCTGTTCGGCGCGCAGGGCTGGCTGGGCCCGTGGCTGGAAGCGCACGACATCAAGATCATGTTCGCCGTGCCGGGTATTGTGCTGGCGACCATCTTCGTGACCTTCCCCTTCGTCGCGCGCGAACTGATTCCGCTGATGCAGGCGCAGGGCAGCGAAGAAGAGGAGGCCGCCATCGTGCTCGGCGCTTCGGGCTGGCAGACCTTCCGCCACATCACGTTGCCCAATATCCGTTGGGGCCTGCTGTACGGCGTGATCCTGTGCAATGCGCGGGCCATGGGCGAGTTCGGCGCGGTCTCGGTGGTGTCGGGCCATATCCGCGGGCTGACCAATACCATGCCGCTGCACGTGGAGATCCTCTACAACGAATACAACTTCGCGGCGGCATTCGCGGTGGCTTCGCTGCTGACGCTGCTGGCACTGGTCACGCTGGGCATCAAGACCTTGGTCGAGATGCGCGCCGCCAGGGAAAGCAAGGCCGGCGCGCAGGGCGCGCCGGCGTGA
- a CDS encoding LiaI-LiaF-like domain-containing protein has protein sequence MSNANELKEGCGRPRYRGLLAPLILILLGGVFLLQHAGLLPQAFARQWWPLLLVVIGVAMLLRRSALRR, from the coding sequence GTGAGCAATGCGAACGAATTGAAGGAAGGCTGCGGCCGCCCCCGCTACCGCGGGCTGCTGGCCCCCCTGATCCTGATCCTGCTGGGCGGCGTGTTCCTGCTGCAGCATGCGGGGCTGCTGCCGCAAGCATTCGCGCGGCAGTGGTGGCCGCTGCTGCTGGTGGTCATCGGCGTGGCGATGCTGCTGCGCCGCAGCGCCCTGCGCCGCTGA
- a CDS encoding TOBE domain-containing protein — translation MSIQAINVRNQFRGKVAAIIEGPVVSEVDVQTPAGIVTSVITTRSVKDLGLTIGSDVVALVKATEVSVAKL, via the coding sequence ATGAGCATTCAGGCCATCAACGTTCGCAACCAGTTCCGCGGCAAGGTCGCCGCCATCATCGAGGGACCCGTGGTCTCCGAGGTGGACGTGCAGACGCCGGCGGGCATCGTGACCTCGGTCATCACCACGCGCTCGGTCAAGGATCTCGGCCTGACCATCGGCAGCGATGTCGTCGCGCTGGTCAAGGCCACCGAGGTTTCCGTGGCGAAGCTGTGA
- the ssuC gene encoding aliphatic sulfonate ABC transporter permease SsuC gives MSAPLVTASQRGPRTARVRALGQAIAPWVVPVLLVVVWQAASQAGWLSNRVLPAPLAVAEAAWGLAVSGELWKHVWVSTWRALAGFAVGGGLGLALGLLTGTFRPAATLLDSTLQMVRNIPPLALIPLVILWFGIDETAKLFLVSLGVFFPVYLNTYHGIRSVDAGLVEMARSYGLSGWRLYREVILPGALPSILVGVRFSLGLMWVILIVAETISAQSGIGYMTMNAREFLQTDVVLVGILLYALLGKLADVLSRGLERFWLRWHPGYQSA, from the coding sequence ATGTCCGCTCCCTTGGTGACGGCGTCGCAGCGCGGCCCGCGAACGGCCCGGGTGCGTGCCCTCGGGCAGGCCATCGCACCCTGGGTGGTGCCGGTGCTGCTGGTGGTGGTGTGGCAGGCGGCCTCGCAGGCCGGCTGGCTGTCCAACCGCGTGCTGCCGGCGCCGCTGGCGGTGGCCGAGGCCGCCTGGGGCCTGGCCGTGTCGGGCGAATTGTGGAAACACGTCTGGGTCAGCACCTGGCGCGCGCTGGCCGGTTTCGCCGTCGGTGGCGGCCTCGGCCTGGCGCTGGGCCTGCTGACCGGCACTTTCCGCCCGGCCGCGACCTTGCTCGACAGCACGCTGCAGATGGTGCGCAACATCCCGCCGCTGGCGCTCATCCCGCTGGTGATCCTGTGGTTCGGCATCGACGAGACCGCCAAGCTGTTCCTGGTCTCGCTCGGGGTGTTTTTCCCCGTCTACCTGAATACCTACCACGGGATCCGCTCAGTCGACGCGGGCCTGGTGGAGATGGCGCGCAGCTACGGCCTGTCGGGCTGGCGGCTGTACCGCGAGGTGATCCTGCCCGGCGCTCTGCCCAGCATCCTGGTGGGCGTGCGTTTCTCACTGGGGCTGATGTGGGTCATCCTGATCGTGGCCGAGACTATTTCCGCGCAGTCGGGCATCGGCTACATGACGATGAACGCGCGTGAATTCCTGCAGACCGACGTGGTGCTGGTCGGCATCCTGCTGTACGCGCTGCTAGGCAAGCTGGCCGATGTGCTGTCGCGCGGGCTGGAACGCTTCTGGCTGCGCTGGCATCCAGGCTATCAATCGGCCTGA
- a CDS encoding ATP-binding cassette domain-containing protein — translation MEARTKERAAQERPRELATAGGMALRIQQVVKRYDGREVLHGVDLQAAPGEFVAIVGRSGCGKSTLLRLVAGLEAADAGEIALDGREGETAGGLPGDIRVMFQDSRLLPWKRVLDNVALGLPRERRGEAARVLDQVGLAERAGEWPARLSGGQRQRVALARALVHHPRLLLLDEPLGALDALTRIEMQALIESLWRRLGFTALLVTHDVSEAIALADRVVLIEDGRITLDHAVALARPRQRGSAAFAELEDAVLRRVMRQAQRGAEDAPAPHGCEASADWSLVRSVESVRWAV, via the coding sequence ATGGAAGCACGCACGAAAGAGCGGGCGGCGCAGGAGCGGCCCCGCGAACTGGCAACTGCCGGCGGTATGGCCCTGCGCATCCAGCAGGTCGTCAAGCGCTACGACGGCCGCGAAGTCCTGCATGGCGTGGACCTGCAGGCCGCGCCGGGGGAGTTCGTCGCGATCGTCGGCCGCAGCGGCTGCGGCAAGAGTACCTTGCTGCGCCTGGTGGCCGGGCTGGAGGCGGCCGACGCGGGCGAGATCGCGCTCGATGGCCGGGAAGGCGAAACGGCCGGCGGGCTCCCGGGTGACATCCGCGTGATGTTCCAGGACTCGCGCCTGCTGCCGTGGAAGCGCGTGCTGGACAACGTCGCGCTCGGCCTGCCGCGCGAGCGCCGCGGGGAAGCCGCGCGCGTGCTGGATCAGGTCGGCCTGGCCGAACGGGCCGGCGAATGGCCGGCGCGCCTGTCCGGCGGCCAGCGCCAGCGGGTGGCGCTGGCGCGCGCGCTGGTGCACCACCCGCGCTTGCTGCTGCTGGACGAGCCGCTGGGCGCGCTGGACGCGCTGACCCGCATCGAGATGCAGGCCCTGATCGAATCCCTGTGGCGGCGGCTCGGTTTCACCGCGCTGCTGGTGACGCACGACGTTTCGGAGGCGATCGCCCTGGCCGACCGCGTGGTGCTGATCGAAGACGGCCGCATCACGCTGGACCATGCCGTCGCGCTGGCGCGGCCGCGCCAGCGCGGCAGTGCCGCCTTCGCCGAACTGGAGGACGCGGTGCTGCGCCGCGTGATGCGCCAGGCGCAGCGCGGCGCCGAGGATGCGCCGGCGCCGCACGGGTGCGAGGCGAGCGCCGACTGGTCGCTGGTGCGCAGCGTCGAATCGGTGCGCTGGGCGGTCTAG
- a CDS encoding RBBP9/YdeN family alpha/beta hydrolase, translated as MNRIITQGAGRAVARAAVDEARLDVPKGLQVLTVPGLHGSGPAHWQSRWERRFAGWQRIEQHDWSRPSLALWTERVSEGVMRAQRVAPRGAVLVAHSFGCLAVLRQAALDPSGIAGALLVAPADPEKFGVGGLLPTSHLPFPSLLVASRDDPWMPQRTAFSWGTLWGSELVDVGLLGHINAESGLEEWPAGLGLLATLLQRIDATEAGALSTEERAGPWESGVEVVPTVPYI; from the coding sequence ATGAACCGGATCATCACGCAGGGGGCGGGCAGGGCGGTTGCCCGAGCGGCCGTCGACGAGGCCCGCCTGGATGTACCAAAAGGGCTGCAGGTGCTGACCGTTCCGGGCCTGCATGGCAGCGGCCCGGCGCATTGGCAGAGCCGCTGGGAACGCCGCTTCGCCGGCTGGCAGCGCATCGAACAGCACGACTGGTCGCGGCCCAGCCTGGCGCTATGGACCGAGCGCGTCTCCGAGGGCGTCATGCGCGCGCAGCGCGTGGCGCCGCGCGGCGCGGTGCTGGTGGCGCACAGCTTCGGCTGCCTGGCCGTGCTGCGGCAGGCCGCGCTCGATCCCTCGGGCATCGCCGGCGCGCTGCTGGTGGCGCCAGCCGATCCCGAGAAATTCGGCGTCGGCGGCTTGCTGCCCACCTCGCACCTGCCCTTCCCGTCTCTGCTCGTCGCCAGCCGCGACGACCCCTGGATGCCGCAGCGCACCGCCTTCAGCTGGGGCACGCTGTGGGGCAGCGAACTGGTCGACGTGGGCCTCCTCGGGCACATCAATGCCGAATCCGGACTCGAAGAGTGGCCCGCCGGGCTGGGCTTGCTCGCGACGCTGCTGCAACGGATCGACGCGACGGAGGCGGGCGCGCTTTCGACCGAGGAGCGGGCCGGGCCCTGGGAATCGGGGGTGGAAGTCGTGCCGACGGTTCCTTATATCTAA
- the cysT gene encoding sulfate ABC transporter permease subunit CysT, with translation MPSSLSLADNPPPARPDAPNTARRGSSQRISQRFTVLPGFGLSLGFTLFYLALIVLIPLSATFLKTFTMSWQVFWNTVSAPRVVASLQLSFGASLVAAVVNTVFGLVVAWVLVRYRFPGKRLIDALVDLPFALPTAVAGIALTALFAGNGWLGRWLEPLGIKVAFTPLGVVVALTFVGLPFVVRTVQPVLEDVEQELEEAAASLGATRLQTFRRVILPTILPALLTGFAMAFARGTGEYGSVVFISGNMPMVSEIAPLMIYSKLEQYDYAGATAVAVVMLVISFVLLLLINLLQAWTRRHQSGVRAAAHGAAAAEEH, from the coding sequence ATGCCTTCCTCCCTTTCCCTGGCGGACAATCCGCCACCGGCCCGGCCGGATGCGCCGAACACCGCGCGGCGCGGCAGCAGCCAGCGCATCAGCCAGCGTTTCACCGTGCTGCCGGGCTTCGGACTGTCGCTGGGCTTCACACTGTTCTATCTCGCGCTGATCGTCCTGATCCCATTGTCCGCGACCTTCCTGAAGACCTTCACCATGAGCTGGCAGGTCTTCTGGAACACGGTCAGCGCGCCGCGCGTGGTGGCTTCCCTGCAGCTTTCGTTCGGTGCCTCGCTGGTGGCGGCGGTGGTCAACACCGTGTTCGGCCTGGTGGTGGCGTGGGTGCTGGTGCGCTACCGCTTCCCCGGCAAGCGCCTGATCGATGCCCTGGTGGACCTGCCGTTCGCGCTGCCGACCGCGGTGGCCGGCATTGCACTGACTGCGCTGTTCGCCGGTAACGGATGGCTCGGCCGCTGGCTGGAGCCGCTCGGCATCAAGGTTGCCTTCACGCCGCTGGGCGTGGTGGTGGCGCTGACCTTCGTCGGGCTGCCCTTCGTGGTACGCACGGTGCAGCCGGTGCTCGAGGACGTGGAGCAGGAACTGGAGGAGGCCGCCGCCAGCCTGGGCGCGACCCGGCTGCAGACCTTCCGGCGCGTGATCCTGCCGACCATCCTGCCGGCCCTGCTGACCGGCTTCGCCATGGCCTTCGCGCGCGGCACCGGCGAGTACGGCTCGGTGGTGTTCATCTCCGGCAACATGCCGATGGTCTCCGAGATCGCGCCGCTGATGATCTATTCCAAGCTGGAGCAGTACGACTATGCCGGTGCGACCGCCGTGGCGGTGGTGATGCTGGTGATCTCGTTCGTGCTGCTGCTGTTGATCAACCTGCTGCAGGCCTGGACCCGGCGCCACCAGTCGGGTGTGCGGGCAGCCGCGCATGGCGCCGCTGCGGCGGAGGAGCACTGA
- a CDS encoding sensor histidine kinase yields MKPCLALAVPSRFSILMRDLAFVLCMNTVIAVSLNYGFQTGGSLWHNFVYSQLIGLSIWVLIDIPRVFLWWNDKPRRLPFLLLAAAAVPLGVIIGGWCSRVSLGLPPKTPGEISEMMRVSLVVGMLASASMIYFYWSREKLAYLERHAALDALQREEAEKQLVRAQLMALQAQIEPHFLFNSLANLDGLIATDPHAARRLLQRLIGFLRTSLAHTRAEQCTLSQEFELLRSYLDIQGMRFGARLSYELDLPAELAEVEIPPMLIQPLVENAVTHGIEPCMMGGRIVLSARAAGDGAVQVSIADTGVGFAHGGGKGSGLGLTHVRERLARIFGAGASMQIEENSPRGVIVRLTLPIGQGARDSGQRAASGAGEAGPALAGRPATASLGAAARS; encoded by the coding sequence ATGAAACCCTGCCTTGCTCTTGCCGTGCCGTCGCGTTTCTCGATCCTCATGCGTGATCTCGCGTTCGTGCTCTGCATGAACACCGTGATTGCGGTCAGCCTGAACTACGGTTTCCAGACCGGCGGCTCGCTCTGGCACAACTTCGTCTACAGCCAGTTGATCGGTCTGTCGATCTGGGTGCTGATCGATATCCCGCGCGTCTTCCTGTGGTGGAACGACAAGCCGCGCCGCCTGCCTTTCCTGTTGCTGGCGGCGGCGGCAGTGCCGCTGGGAGTCATCATCGGCGGCTGGTGCTCACGCGTGTCGCTGGGCCTGCCGCCCAAGACGCCGGGCGAGATCAGCGAAATGATGCGTGTCAGCCTGGTGGTGGGGATGCTGGCCTCGGCGAGCATGATCTACTTCTACTGGTCGCGCGAGAAACTGGCCTACCTGGAGCGGCATGCGGCGCTCGACGCCTTGCAGCGGGAGGAGGCGGAGAAGCAACTGGTGCGTGCGCAGCTGATGGCACTGCAGGCGCAGATCGAGCCCCACTTCCTGTTCAATTCGCTGGCCAACCTGGATGGCCTCATCGCCACCGACCCGCACGCTGCGCGCCGCCTGCTGCAGCGGCTGATCGGCTTCCTGCGCACCTCGCTGGCGCATACGCGCGCCGAGCAGTGCACGCTGAGCCAGGAGTTCGAACTGCTGCGCAGCTACCTGGATATCCAGGGCATGCGCTTCGGCGCCCGCTTGTCGTATGAGCTCGACCTGCCGGCCGAGCTGGCGGAGGTCGAGATCCCGCCGATGCTGATCCAGCCGCTGGTCGAGAACGCCGTCACCCACGGTATCGAGCCTTGCATGATGGGCGGACGCATCGTGCTGTCGGCACGGGCCGCAGGCGACGGCGCCGTGCAGGTGTCGATTGCCGATACCGGCGTCGGGTTTGCGCATGGCGGCGGCAAGGGTTCCGGCCTCGGCCTGACGCATGTGCGCGAGCGGCTGGCGCGCATCTTCGGCGCCGGGGCTTCCATGCAGATCGAAGAGAACAGCCCGCGTGGCGTGATCGTGCGCCTGACCCTGCCGATCGGCCAGGGGGCGAGGGATTCCGGCCAGCGCGCCGCTTCCGGTGCCGGGGAAGCCGGGCCGGCGCTGGCGGGAAGGCCTGCCACCGCTTCGCTCGGCGCCGCCGCACGTTCCTGA